Sequence from the Solidesulfovibrio sp. genome:
GACGGCCGAGGAGGACGCGGTGCTCAAGGCCTGGGAGGGGCTTGGCTACTACAGCCGGGCACGCAACCTGCTGGCCGCCGCCCGCCGTATCGTGGCGGCGCACGGCGGCGCCTTCCCGACATCCTTCGAGGCCATCCGGGCCCTGCCGGGGGTCGGCGACTACACGGCCGGGGCCGTGGCCAGCATCGCCTGCGGCCTCGACGCCGTGGCCGTGGACGCCAACGTCTCGCGCGTGCTGGCCCGGGTGTGCGACATCGACACGCCCATCAAGGAAGCGGCCGGCAAGGCCCGGGCCCTGGAACTGGCGCGCGCCCTGCTGCCCCCGGGCCAGGCCGGGGCGTTCAACGAGGCGCTCATGGAATTCGGGGCGCTGGTGTGCCGGCCCAAAAACCCGGACTGCCCCCGCTGCCCCGTGGCGGCCTGTTGCCAGGCCAGGCATCTGGGCATCGTGGCCGATCGGCCGGTCCTCAGCAAATCCAAGGACATCAAGCCGATTCTGGTGGCCACCGGGGTCCTGCTCCACCAGGGGAAGATTTTCATCCAAAAACGCCTGCCGGCCGGGGCCTGGGCCAACCTGTGGGAATTTCCGGGCGGGCGCATCGAGGCGGGCGAAACGCCCGAGGCGGCCATCGTGCGGGAATTTCGCGAGGAAACGGATTTCACGACCAGCGTCGCCGCCAAGCTCGGCGTCATCCGCCACGGCTACACCTTCTACCGGGTGACGCTGCACTGCTTCCTGCTCCATCTGGGCGGAGGCAACGGCGCCGCAACACCGCCCGAACCGGCCCTGACCGCCGCCCAGGAGAGCCGTTGGGTGGCGCCCGAATCCCTTTCCCGCTTCGCCTTTCCGGCCGGGCACCGCAAGCTCATCGACCAGTTGGCCAACAGTTTGTGGCTTGCCTAGACACGATACGCGGCGAATTTTCAGCCGTTGCGTCTTGACGGCCAGCCCACGGCTTGCCATGACCCCCCGAAACAACCAACGGGAGCCCCATGAGCGACACCTTGGACGCGCTTCGCATCGCCGGAGACGACAAACGCGGCGCCCCGGCCGGCCCGGGCCGGGGCCGACGCCGCCGCTGGCCGATTGTCCTGGCGCTGTCGCTCGTCGCGGGGATTGTCGCCTGGGCGCTGTCGCCGCGCACCTTCGACGTCCAGGCCGCCACCGTCAGCCTGGCCTACCCCTCGCGCGCCGTGACCAAGCTCACGGCCAGCGGCTACGTCGTGGCCCAGCGCAAGGCCGCCCTGGCCACCAAGGCCACGGCCCAGCTCGTCTGGCTCGGCGTGGAGGAAGGCAGCCGGGTGAAAAAGGGCGAGGTGGTGGCCCGGCTCGAAAGCGCCGACGTCGAGGCCGCCCGCCGACAGGCCCGTCACGACATGGAGGCGGCCGACCATCAGGTCGCCTCGGCCGAGGCGGAACTGACCGACGCGCGCATCCATTTCGGACGCATGAAAAAACTCGTGGCCGGCGACTACGTGGCCCACGCCGACTACGACACGGCCAAGGCCCGCCTGGACAAGGCCCAGGCCGCCCTGGACCAGGCCAAGGCCAACAGGAACGCCCGGGCCGAGGCCCTCAAGCGGGCCGAGGCCGAACTGACCTACACCGACCTGGAAGCCCCCTTCGACGCGGTGGTGCTGACCAAAAACGCCGACGTGGGCGACATCATTTCGCCGCTGGGCGCCTCGTCCACCTCGAAAGCCGCCGTGGTCAGCATCGCCGACATGTCTTCCCTGGCCGCCGAGGTCGACGTCTCGGAATCGAGCCTGCGCGAGGTCACGGTGGGCGAGCCCTGCGAGATCCTGCTCGACGCCATCCCCAGCGAACGTTTTCCCGGCACGGTCCACATGATCGTGCCCACGGCCGACCGCACCAAGGCCACGGTGCTGGTCAAGGTCCGCTTCGACGCCCTGGATGGGCGCGTGCTGCCGGAAATGAGCGCCAAGGTGGCCTTTCTGTCGCGC
This genomic interval carries:
- a CDS encoding efflux RND transporter periplasmic adaptor subunit codes for the protein MSDTLDALRIAGDDKRGAPAGPGRGRRRRWPIVLALSLVAGIVAWALSPRTFDVQAATVSLAYPSRAVTKLTASGYVVAQRKAALATKATAQLVWLGVEEGSRVKKGEVVARLESADVEAARRQARHDMEAADHQVASAEAELTDARIHFGRMKKLVAGDYVAHADYDTAKARLDKAQAALDQAKANRNARAEALKRAEAELTYTDLEAPFDAVVLTKNADVGDIISPLGASSTSKAAVVSIADMSSLAAEVDVSESSLREVTVGEPCEILLDAIPSERFPGTVHMIVPTADRTKATVLVKVRFDALDGRVLPEMSAKVAFLSRPLAPGERTPRLAVPEAAVTRRDGREAVFVIEGGKAVLTPVTLGEALGDLREVRTGLAAGQKVILSPPAKLASGDAVTLAEG
- a CDS encoding A/G-specific adenine glycosylase; translation: MSDTNAFVPLLLDWFAANRRDLPWRRSYDPYAVWVSEIMAQQTQMDRVVAYFDRFMDRFPDLASLATAEEDAVLKAWEGLGYYSRARNLLAAARRIVAAHGGAFPTSFEAIRALPGVGDYTAGAVASIACGLDAVAVDANVSRVLARVCDIDTPIKEAAGKARALELARALLPPGQAGAFNEALMEFGALVCRPKNPDCPRCPVAACCQARHLGIVADRPVLSKSKDIKPILVATGVLLHQGKIFIQKRLPAGAWANLWEFPGGRIEAGETPEAAIVREFREETDFTTSVAAKLGVIRHGYTFYRVTLHCFLLHLGGGNGAATPPEPALTAAQESRWVAPESLSRFAFPAGHRKLIDQLANSLWLA